In Bacteroidales bacterium, one DNA window encodes the following:
- a CDS encoding TonB-dependent receptor has protein sequence MKNLLLTILLLLTVAFVQAQNAKVSGTVFDTETSKPVSGASVQINDTQTKTDNNGYFEFNGIPTGKAKLTITIDGYELSSSEVEIATTDVKLGTFSIKPSSLNNDAAGISEVSTSALDFEDDNKGQNVSGLLHSTNDVFVNTAGFNLGAAYFRIRGYDSENSNVYINGVLANDPENGRPSWSEWGGLNDAMRNKEVVNGLAASRFAFGAVGGSTNIITRAAMQRKQNKLSYALSNKSYTNRVMYTYSTGLMNNDWAFTLSGSRRWGNESYVEGVYYDAWAYLAAAEKKLNNKHSVAFTVFGSPTERGMQAAATQECYNLTGTNYYNPNWGYQDGEVRNAKVKNFHEPKMILNHIWDVNEKMKITNSLGYSFGKNGTSSLNWYNAPDPRPDYYRYLPSWVVNQDLTVTPDAELYNAISDNWKNDINTQQINWDNLYQTNYRANAVGAQANYVVENRRADCSQLSLSSLINYQKSDKLMYSGGFEIDHSKVHHFKTILDMLGGEYWVDIDQFAVQDYPGSNDSIQNDLNNPNRVVKKGDVYGYNYNIYDNTGSAWGQVEYSSNKFDMFGALSISYTQFWREGLMKNGRNPNNSYGNSEKSNYLNPSVKGGATYKVNGHNYIVGNAGYITRAPYSKNAFVSPYIKNTLITGIESEKIASCDISYIYKSQKFNARLTGYYSNFQNGSRVISFYHDDYATYVDMTLTGIEKTMKGIEMGAEMKASSTISVIGICALGDYRYTSRPTATVSYENGSAPDVSETIYQKNFYLSGTPQNAVSLGIKYAHPKFWYFNANVNYFDKMYLDFNPERRTDTAVFMLGEGNPLRNAITEQEKLDGGFTVDASIGKSITYKKYYINFNFSVNNILNNQKLITNGYEQMRFDFNETQEKNIAKFQNKYFYGVGRTFFLTLSVRI, from the coding sequence ATGAAAAATCTTTTACTAACTATTTTATTGTTGCTAACTGTTGCTTTCGTACAAGCACAGAATGCAAAAGTATCGGGAACCGTGTTCGATACAGAAACAAGCAAACCTGTTTCCGGAGCAAGTGTTCAGATCAACGATACACAGACAAAAACCGATAACAACGGTTATTTTGAATTCAATGGAATTCCTACCGGGAAAGCTAAACTCACCATTACTATTGATGGTTACGAGCTTAGTTCTTCAGAAGTAGAAATCGCTACCACGGATGTTAAACTTGGAACATTCAGTATTAAACCGTCATCTTTAAATAATGATGCAGCAGGTATTTCAGAAGTAAGTACATCAGCTTTGGATTTTGAAGATGATAACAAAGGTCAGAATGTATCGGGTTTGTTACATTCAACAAATGATGTGTTTGTGAATACTGCAGGATTTAATTTAGGCGCTGCATATTTTCGTATTCGTGGTTACGACTCCGAAAATTCTAATGTGTATATTAACGGGGTTCTTGCTAACGATCCTGAGAATGGTCGTCCTTCCTGGTCAGAATGGGGAGGATTAAATGATGCCATGCGGAATAAAGAAGTCGTAAACGGACTTGCCGCTTCCCGTTTTGCTTTTGGTGCAGTTGGTGGCTCAACAAATATTATTACCAGGGCAGCAATGCAGCGCAAACAAAATAAATTATCGTATGCTTTATCTAACAAATCCTATACAAACCGGGTAATGTATACCTATTCAACCGGGTTGATGAATAACGACTGGGCTTTTACTTTAAGCGGCTCACGCCGGTGGGGTAACGAAAGTTATGTTGAAGGTGTATATTATGATGCATGGGCATATTTAGCTGCCGCAGAAAAAAAACTTAACAACAAACACAGTGTTGCTTTCACTGTTTTTGGCTCTCCCACGGAACGCGGTATGCAGGCAGCCGCAACACAGGAATGTTACAACCTTACCGGAACAAATTATTATAACCCAAACTGGGGATACCAGGATGGTGAAGTTCGTAATGCCAAAGTAAAAAATTTCCATGAACCCAAAATGATTCTTAATCATATTTGGGATGTAAATGAAAAAATGAAAATTACCAACTCATTAGGATATTCATTTGGTAAGAATGGAACATCATCTTTAAACTGGTACAACGCACCAGACCCACGCCCTGATTATTACCGTTACTTACCGAGTTGGGTAGTAAATCAGGACCTTACTGTTACGCCCGATGCAGAACTTTATAATGCAATCTCTGACAATTGGAAAAACGATATAAATACCCAACAAATCAATTGGGATAATTTGTATCAAACCAACTATCGCGCAAATGCTGTAGGCGCCCAGGCAAATTATGTTGTAGAAAATCGTCGGGCTGACTGTTCTCAATTATCATTGAGTTCACTGATAAACTATCAGAAAAGCGACAAACTGATGTATAGTGGCGGCTTTGAAATCGATCATTCAAAAGTTCATCATTTCAAAACCATATTAGATATGTTGGGCGGAGAGTATTGGGTAGACATTGATCAATTTGCAGTTCAGGATTACCCGGGCAGCAATGATTCAATCCAAAATGATTTGAATAACCCTAACAGAGTTGTTAAAAAAGGCGATGTTTACGGATATAATTATAATATTTATGACAACACCGGATCAGCATGGGGACAAGTAGAATACAGCTCAAATAAGTTTGATATGTTCGGCGCTCTAAGTATTTCTTATACTCAATTCTGGCGTGAAGGACTGATGAAAAACGGACGTAACCCCAATAATTCTTATGGAAATTCTGAAAAAAGTAATTATTTAAATCCATCTGTTAAAGGTGGCGCAACATACAAAGTGAACGGACATAATTATATTGTAGGTAACGCAGGTTATATTACAAGAGCTCCTTATTCTAAAAATGCATTTGTTTCACCTTATATCAAGAACACACTTATTACAGGTATAGAAAGTGAGAAGATAGCATCATGTGATATCAGTTATATTTATAAATCACAAAAGTTTAATGCACGTTTAACAGGGTATTATTCTAACTTCCAAAATGGTTCAAGAGTTATCAGTTTTTATCATGATGATTATGCCACTTATGTGGACATGACCTTAACAGGAATTGAAAAAACCATGAAAGGAATTGAAATGGGCGCTGAAATGAAAGCATCAAGCACCATCAGTGTTATTGGAATTTGCGCTCTTGGCGATTACCGCTATACTTCAAGGCCTACTGCAACGGTATCTTATGAAAATGGTTCTGCACCTGATGTTAGCGAAACCATTTATCAAAAGAATTTTTATTTAAGCGGAACTCCGCAAAATGCAGTTTCATTAGGGATAAAATATGCTCATCCAAAATTTTGGTACTTCAATGCAAACGTAAATTATTTTGATAAGATGTATCTTGATTTTAACCCGGAAAGAAGAACAGATACAGCAGTGTTTATGTTAGGCGAAGGCAATCCATTAAGAAACGCTATTACTGAACAGGAAAAATTAGATGGAGGTTTCACTGTTGACGCTTCAATTGGTAAATCGATCACGTATAAAAAATATTATATCAATTTTAATTTCAGCGTAAATAATATTCTTAATAACCAAAAGCTGATCACCAACGGTTATGAGCAGATGCGTTTTGATTTTAATGAAACACAGGAAAAAAATATAGCAAAATTTCAAAACAAATATTTCTATGGAGTTGGCAGAACATTTTTCTTAACGTTATCTGTCAGGATTTAA
- a CDS encoding DUF5689 domain-containing protein yields MNKFKNIFTGILFLSAIVFLNSCKEDDFDIPPVNIPTVNFSANTTIPELLAMHTAGSLESIDTNIIIKGIVTANDETGNIYKAIYIEDDSAGIQIPINDTYLYSTYAVGQPVYVKCQGLALGEYGGNIQLGYIVGGVIGRIPVNEIANHLFLDSLPGNAPIPVNLTIPTILSSTSYYNRLVKIDNVFFPDSGQTFSLTTATTNHNIQDLNGNIVVMRTSNYATFASSLMPSGTGSVTGILSVYNGTRQLYIRDLNDLQGFNQ; encoded by the coding sequence ATGAATAAGTTCAAAAATATTTTTACAGGAATATTATTTCTTTCGGCAATAGTATTCCTTAACAGTTGTAAAGAAGATGATTTTGACATACCACCGGTGAATATACCTACTGTTAATTTTAGTGCAAATACAACTATTCCAGAATTACTCGCCATGCATACTGCAGGTAGTCTTGAATCGATTGACACAAATATTATTATTAAAGGTATTGTTACAGCTAATGATGAAACAGGAAATATTTATAAAGCGATTTACATTGAAGATGATTCGGCAGGAATACAAATACCAATTAATGATACCTATCTTTATTCAACTTATGCAGTAGGTCAGCCTGTTTATGTAAAATGTCAAGGGTTGGCACTTGGTGAATATGGCGGAAATATTCAATTGGGTTATATTGTAGGCGGAGTTATTGGAAGAATTCCGGTTAATGAAATTGCAAATCATTTATTTCTTGATAGCTTGCCCGGTAACGCTCCTATCCCTGTTAACCTTACAATACCAACAATACTATCTTCTACCAGTTATTATAACAGGTTAGTAAAAATAGACAATGTATTTTTCCCGGATTCAGGACAAACCTTTTCTTTAACAACAGCAACAACAAATCATAACATCCAGGATTTAAATGGGAATATTGTTGTAATGCGAACAAGCAATTATGCAACTTTTGCATCCAGCTTAATGCCATCAGGAACAGGATCAGTAACCGGTATTTTAAGTGTTTACAATGGCACCCGTCAACTTTATATTCGCGACTTAAATGATTTGCAAGGTTTCAATCAATAA
- a CDS encoding DUF5689 domain-containing protein: protein MNKFNKIYKSFFIIAMLTIFSSCVKKDFDDVPLTVPSVDFTSNCTIANLKQYYADNNNGVPLLISNDTIIEGVVTANDESGNLYKKLFIQDGTAGLEIELDKADTYTEFRIGQKVFIKCKGLYIGEYGSKVQLGYISNGEMGRIPLAYISEHIFLDGMPGTAPAAEHKSIASFTSADYDKLITMDSVYFETPGVVYAITGDENITATERKIVDKSGTSSIALRTSSYANFAGYKTPKGYGSVTGILGIYNGTYQFYIRDTNDVKGFAGNSPVYLVNENFSTGTLNTFTEYSVIGDGQHWTASSFSGTYFAKISGYSSGYFANEDWLISPSVNFDNYTSEILNFFTMMNYGSAGDGSLKVYYSTDYVSGNPNLATWIDITSSCSLSTGSWTNVSSGDVDVSAITGTNVHLAFKYTCSTSNVATWELGGITIKGLTN from the coding sequence ATGAATAAATTTAATAAAATATATAAAAGTTTTTTTATCATAGCTATGCTAACTATTTTTAGCAGTTGCGTTAAAAAAGATTTTGATGATGTTCCTTTAACTGTTCCTTCTGTTGATTTTACATCGAATTGCACAATTGCTAATTTAAAGCAATACTATGCCGACAACAATAATGGCGTACCTTTATTAATTTCAAATGATACAATTATTGAAGGTGTAGTTACAGCCAATGATGAATCAGGAAATTTGTATAAAAAACTTTTTATACAAGATGGCACAGCAGGCCTTGAAATTGAACTCGACAAAGCCGATACTTATACTGAATTCCGAATAGGACAAAAAGTTTTCATAAAATGTAAAGGTTTATATATTGGCGAATATGGCAGTAAAGTTCAGTTAGGATATATAAGTAATGGAGAAATGGGACGTATTCCTTTGGCATATATCAGTGAACATATTTTCCTTGATGGCATGCCGGGAACGGCTCCTGCAGCAGAACATAAGAGCATTGCATCTTTTACAAGCGCTGATTATGATAAACTTATTACAATGGATAGTGTTTATTTTGAAACCCCAGGTGTTGTATACGCAATCACCGGTGATGAAAATATAACCGCCACAGAAAGAAAAATCGTTGATAAATCAGGAACTTCTTCCATCGCATTGCGCACAAGCAGTTATGCAAATTTTGCAGGATATAAAACTCCCAAAGGTTACGGTTCAGTAACAGGTATCCTTGGTATTTATAATGGCACCTATCAATTTTATATTCGTGATACAAACGACGTAAAAGGGTTTGCAGGAAATTCTCCTGTTTATTTAGTTAATGAAAATTTTTCAACTGGCACATTAAATACTTTTACTGAATATAGTGTTATTGGTGATGGACAGCATTGGACTGCCAGTTCTTTTTCAGGTACTTATTTTGCAAAAATAAGTGGATATTCAAGCGGTTACTTTGCTAATGAAGACTGGTTAATTTCTCCTTCTGTTAATTTTGATAATTACACTTCCGAGATATTAAATTTCTTTACCATGATGAATTATGGAAGCGCTGGTGATGGTTCACTCAAGGTATATTATTCCACCGATTATGTATCAGGAAATCCAAATCTTGCTACATGGATTGATATTACTTCCAGTTGTTCATTATCTACAGGTTCATGGACCAATGTATCTTCAGGAGATGTAGATGTTTCTGCAATCACAGGAACCAATGTTCATCTTGCATTTAAATATACCTGCTCTACTTCTAATGTAGCTACATGGGAACTTGGTGGCATTACCATTAAAGGACTTACAAACTAA
- the mfd gene encoding transcription-repair coupling factor has protein sequence MKSEELLSLYRKDERTEKIIRQLGNSNNGRFHISGLIASARSIIVSAVFGQDSITHLLILPDKESAAYFLNDIENIFGEQTLPAEKKHVLFYPTSYRKAYELENTDNANVLLRAEVINRITSGRKKNMIITYPEALAEKVVTKSFLTKNTFKLRTGEQVNIDFVMEFLAEYDFERVDFVAEPGQFTLRGGIIDVFSYSNELPYRIEFAGNTIESLRTFDPESQLSISKLNSISILPDIQNSSLVEKRDGFISLLPKDTVIWIDEIKFISEKIEHEFEKAVEAFQLLGKEIKHIEPHELFVKGNDFLEKISEFNIIELGGNYFSGVAENIHFAVSPQPSFNKNFELLIQDIQQNKDKGYKQFILSDNPKQVERIETIFDDISKSKNLQNSIEFIPSYIALHEGFIDHDLKIIVYTDHQIFERYHRYRLKDRFAKKESITLKELYDLKPGDYITHIDHGIGRYDGLEKIDVNGKEQEAIRLVYKDNDLLYVSIHSLHRISKFIGKDGTEPTMNRLGSNAWNNLKKKTKQRVKDIAKDLIKLYAERRKEKGFQFSPDTYMQTELEASFIYEDTPDQLKATNDVKKDMEAECPMDRLVCGDVGFGKTEVAIRAAFKSVADSKQVAVLVPTTILALQHYKTFSERLKDFPCKVDYINRFKSSKDIKNSLKELKEGKIDILIGTHRLVSKDVEFKDLGLLVIDEEQKFGVAAKEKLKQMKVNVDTLTLTATPIPRTLQFSMMGARDLSIINTAPPNRYPIITELHVFREEVIRDAIVYEISRGGQVFFVHNRVNNIQEVAGMIQRICPDVKIGIGHGQLEGHKLEEIMLDFIEGNYDVLVATTIIESGLDISNANTIIINNAQNYGLSDLHQLRGRVGRTNKKAFCYLLAPPMSVLTDEARKRLRAIEEFSDLGSGFNIAMRDLDIRGAGNLLGAEQSGFIAEIGFEMYHKILDEAVQELKETEFKEYFKDTVVKEFVKDCQVETDLEILIPDAYVSSTRERLSLYKDLDNIETEEVLQQFHENLIDRFGPIPVQTSELFNTIRLRWVAKKLGFEKLVMKGGKLAGFFIVDEDSPFFQTEIFTKILHYVQANQRTCRMREGNKKLTLTFENILSVTNALVRLREVLNEEEIKK, from the coding sequence GTGAAATCAGAGGAACTCCTTTCCTTATACCGGAAGGATGAGCGAACGGAAAAAATTATTCGTCAACTCGGGAACAGTAACAACGGACGCTTTCACATTTCAGGGCTTATTGCTTCAGCGCGTTCAATAATTGTATCTGCTGTTTTCGGACAGGATTCTATTACCCATTTGTTAATACTTCCCGATAAGGAATCTGCCGCCTATTTTTTAAATGATATTGAAAATATTTTTGGCGAACAAACATTACCTGCCGAAAAAAAACATGTGCTTTTTTATCCTACATCGTATCGTAAAGCTTACGAGCTTGAAAATACTGATAATGCCAATGTGTTGCTTCGGGCAGAAGTAATTAACCGCATCACTTCAGGACGAAAAAAAAATATGATCATTACTTATCCTGAAGCTTTAGCAGAGAAAGTTGTAACAAAATCTTTTCTGACAAAAAATACTTTTAAACTTCGTACCGGCGAGCAGGTGAATATTGATTTCGTTATGGAATTTCTTGCAGAGTATGATTTCGAGAGAGTTGATTTTGTTGCTGAACCCGGGCAGTTTACATTAAGAGGTGGAATCATTGATGTATTCTCATATTCCAACGAACTTCCTTATCGTATCGAATTTGCCGGAAACACTATTGAATCATTAAGAACATTTGATCCTGAATCGCAGTTAAGTATTAGCAAACTAAATTCTATCAGTATTCTTCCTGATATTCAGAATAGCAGTTTGGTTGAAAAGCGCGATGGTTTTATTTCCCTGCTTCCAAAAGATACAGTGATTTGGATTGATGAAATAAAATTTATTTCTGAAAAAATTGAACATGAATTTGAAAAAGCTGTCGAAGCATTTCAATTGTTGGGTAAGGAAATAAAGCATATTGAACCCCATGAATTATTTGTAAAGGGAAATGATTTTTTGGAAAAAATTTCTGAATTTAATATCATTGAATTAGGTGGAAATTATTTTTCAGGTGTAGCAGAAAATATTCATTTTGCTGTTTCTCCTCAACCTTCGTTTAATAAGAATTTTGAACTGCTCATACAGGATATTCAGCAAAATAAAGATAAAGGATATAAGCAATTCATTTTATCCGATAACCCGAAACAGGTTGAACGTATTGAAACAATTTTTGATGATATTTCAAAAAGTAAAAATTTACAGAACAGCATTGAATTTATTCCTTCTTATATTGCGCTGCATGAAGGCTTCATCGATCATGATTTAAAAATAATTGTTTACACTGATCACCAGATTTTTGAACGATACCATCGTTATCGATTGAAAGACAGGTTCGCAAAAAAAGAATCAATAACATTAAAAGAACTTTATGATTTAAAACCCGGGGATTATATAACACACATCGATCATGGCATTGGGCGTTATGACGGGCTTGAAAAAATTGATGTCAACGGGAAAGAACAGGAAGCTATTCGGTTGGTATATAAAGATAATGATTTGCTGTATGTCAGTATTCACAGCCTTCACCGCATTTCTAAATTTATCGGGAAGGATGGAACTGAGCCAACAATGAACCGGCTGGGCTCAAATGCATGGAACAACCTTAAGAAAAAAACAAAACAGCGAGTTAAGGATATTGCAAAAGACCTGATAAAATTATATGCAGAGCGAAGGAAAGAAAAAGGTTTTCAATTCTCACCTGATACATACATGCAAACAGAACTGGAAGCCTCATTTATTTATGAAGATACTCCTGACCAGTTAAAAGCTACCAATGATGTAAAAAAAGATATGGAGGCTGAATGCCCCATGGATAGGCTTGTTTGCGGTGATGTGGGTTTTGGGAAAACGGAAGTTGCCATACGCGCTGCTTTCAAATCAGTTGCCGACAGTAAACAAGTAGCCGTACTGGTGCCTACAACCATTCTTGCTTTGCAGCATTATAAAACGTTCAGTGAACGATTGAAAGATTTTCCCTGTAAAGTTGATTATATCAATCGGTTCAAATCATCGAAAGATATTAAAAATTCATTGAAAGAATTAAAGGAAGGAAAAATTGATATTCTTATTGGAACACATCGGTTAGTAAGTAAGGATGTTGAATTTAAAGATTTGGGTTTACTTGTGATTGATGAAGAACAAAAGTTCGGAGTGGCTGCAAAAGAAAAATTAAAACAGATGAAAGTTAATGTTGACACGTTAACGCTTACAGCCACGCCCATTCCACGTACTTTGCAATTTTCGATGATGGGTGCGCGCGATTTGTCGATCATTAATACAGCACCGCCAAACCGTTATCCGATCATTACCGAGCTTCATGTTTTCCGTGAAGAAGTTATACGCGATGCCATTGTTTACGAGATTTCGCGAGGCGGACAGGTTTTCTTTGTTCACAATCGTGTTAATAATATACAGGAAGTTGCCGGAATGATTCAGCGGATTTGCCCTGATGTGAAAATTGGAATTGGTCACGGACAGCTGGAAGGGCATAAGCTTGAAGAAATCATGCTCGATTTTATTGAAGGCAATTATGATGTGCTTGTTGCCACTACTATTATCGAATCGGGATTGGATATTTCCAATGCCAATACTATAATTATTAATAATGCACAAAACTATGGACTTAGCGATTTGCATCAGTTGCGTGGCAGGGTAGGGCGTACAAATAAAAAAGCATTCTGTTATTTACTGGCGCCGCCAATGTCGGTACTTACTGATGAAGCGCGAAAGCGTTTACGTGCAATAGAAGAATTTTCCGATTTAGGAAGCGGCTTTAATATAGCTATGCGCGATTTGGATATTCGTGGAGCCGGAAACCTGCTGGGGGCGGAGCAAAGCGGCTTTATTGCCGAAATAGGGTTTGAGATGTATCATAAAATTTTGGATGAAGCTGTTCAGGAATTGAAAGAAACAGAATTCAAAGAATACTTTAAAGATACCGTAGTTAAAGAATTTGTAAAGGATTGCCAGGTTGAGACCGATTTGGAAATTTTAATTCCTGATGCGTATGTGAGTAGTACACGTGAACGCTTATCACTTTATAAAGACCTTGACAATATTGAAACGGAAGAAGTATTACAACAGTTTCACGAAAACCTGATTGACCGTTTTGGACCAATACCTGTGCAGACTTCAGAACTTTTTAATACCATCCGTTTACGCTGGGTTGCTAAAAAATTAGGTTTCGAAAAATTGGTAATGAAAGGTGGTAAGCTGGCAGGCTTTTTTATTGTCGATGAAGATTCTCCATTTTTCCAGACAGAAATATTCACAAAAATTCTTCATTATGTTCAGGCCAATCAGCGTACATGTCGCATGAGAGAGGGGAATAAAAAACTTACTTTAACTTTTGAAAACATTCTTTCTGTAACTAATGCATTGGTAAGATTGCGGGAAGTATTGAACGAAGAAGAAATTAAAAAATAA
- a CDS encoding STAS-like domain-containing protein, translating into MEIEKYTINIFNEIGGDSAISVDDGDMIYKKIDNALSQGLIVILDFQNINLIITAFLNAAIGQLYSKYTSEQLNSNLKLENIKPEDVLLFIKVIKNAKNYFDNPEDFENTVKEP; encoded by the coding sequence ATGGAAATTGAAAAATACACAATAAATATCTTTAATGAAATCGGTGGGGATTCAGCAATAAGTGTTGATGATGGAGATATGATTTATAAAAAAATTGACAACGCATTATCCCAAGGACTAATAGTAATTTTAGATTTTCAAAATATAAATTTAATTATTACAGCTTTTTTAAATGCAGCAATTGGCCAACTATACAGCAAATACACAAGTGAGCAACTAAATAGTAACCTTAAACTTGAAAATATTAAACCTGAAGACGTTCTTCTTTTTATAAAGGTTATTAAAAATGCTAAAAATTATTTTGATAATCCTGAAGATTTTGAAAATACAGTAAAAGAACCGTAA
- a CDS encoding PIN domain-containing protein, whose translation MAKIYDITKYNPSFNENLFFDNNIWVFLFCPIANIRKDKQKVYSEFLKNARQKRSAIFINSLVISEFCNYWLQTEFKIWKKANIGKEDYKKDFILTNDFKNTVEEVKITLNKIFQIAEKNNDDFNAINIENIITEFGSCDFNDSYYIELARLKKWKIVTDDADFFKNNKSDIEIITANIPK comes from the coding sequence ATGGCAAAAATTTACGATATTACAAAATACAACCCTTCTTTTAATGAAAATCTGTTTTTCGATAATAATATTTGGGTGTTTCTTTTTTGCCCAATAGCAAATATTAGAAAAGATAAGCAAAAAGTATATTCTGAATTCTTAAAAAATGCAAGACAAAAAAGAAGTGCGATTTTTATAAACTCTCTTGTTATCTCTGAGTTCTGCAACTATTGGTTGCAAACTGAATTTAAAATTTGGAAAAAGGCAAATATAGGTAAAGAAGACTATAAAAAGGATTTTATACTAACTAACGACTTTAAGAATACAGTTGAAGAAGTTAAAATAACATTAAATAAAATATTTCAAATTGCAGAAAAAAACAATGACGACTTTAACGCAATCAATATAGAAAATATAATTACAGAATTTGGCAGTTGCGATTTTAATGATAGTTATTACATCGAATTAGCACGCCTAAAAAAATGGAAAATAGTAACTGATGATGCTGATTTCTTTAAAAATAACAAATCAGATATAGAAATAATTACTGCAAATATCCCAAAATGA
- a CDS encoding 6-phosphofructokinase → MAVKNKIFSGKTLAILTGGGDTPALNSSIESIRNRASMLGFKVYGIRKGWKGLLGDGDIINLTHHPYDGWYGGTALLSSRTNPFPTKKNPESRVPQILKNLKRYKIDVLVSIGGDDTNGAAKRLYETEGIPVIGFPKTIDNDLRTHTMHAYNGKEIEAVLCPGFPSAVTGIADFANRIRTTCESHQRICVLEVMGRDAGWLTGGAFYGGAEISLIPEVEMTKERKEVFFEKVKEAYLSSPKKAIVVAVSEGVRWYDDKEGKLDVVYASSETDEYGHPRFGGISGVIGSEITKRLGIEARAQITGYYPRSGKCQEYDRKLTVTLADKVADLLLREEYGLMPVMNKMVSHIELEEYNTSTIDMGSIGNRPLQEVYYNLDEYTFTPAYENFLSHILEKPEKNEFKYDFPVVLPK, encoded by the coding sequence ATGGCAGTAAAAAATAAAATTTTCAGTGGAAAGACTTTAGCAATTTTGACCGGAGGTGGCGATACTCCAGCGCTTAATTCCAGCATTGAATCGATAAGAAACCGTGCATCAATGCTCGGTTTTAAAGTATACGGAATACGAAAAGGCTGGAAAGGATTATTGGGCGATGGCGATATAATTAATTTAACTCATCATCCTTATGATGGCTGGTATGGAGGAACTGCACTGCTTTCCAGTCGTACGAATCCTTTTCCTACTAAGAAAAACCCGGAAAGCAGGGTGCCACAGATATTAAAAAATCTTAAACGTTATAAGATTGATGTATTGGTTTCCATTGGCGGCGACGATACAAATGGCGCTGCAAAAAGATTATATGAAACCGAAGGAATTCCTGTTATTGGCTTTCCTAAAACAATTGATAATGACCTACGCACGCACACTATGCATGCATACAATGGGAAAGAAATCGAAGCCGTATTGTGTCCCGGCTTCCCTTCGGCTGTAACCGGAATTGCTGATTTTGCCAATCGTATAAGAACAACCTGTGAATCGCATCAACGTATATGTGTATTAGAAGTAATGGGCAGGGATGCCGGTTGGCTTACCGGAGGCGCATTTTACGGAGGTGCTGAAATATCTTTGATTCCCGAAGTTGAGATGACAAAAGAACGTAAAGAAGTATTTTTTGAAAAAGTAAAAGAAGCCTATTTGAGTTCTCCTAAAAAGGCTATCGTTGTTGCTGTTTCAGAAGGTGTACGGTGGTATGATGATAAGGAAGGGAAACTGGATGTAGTTTATGCAAGTTCCGAAACCGATGAATATGGGCACCCACGCTTTGGCGGGATAAGCGGTGTTATTGGTTCTGAAATTACAAAGAGATTAGGCATTGAAGCAAGAGCACAGATTACCGGATATTATCCGCGCTCAGGGAAATGCCAGGAGTATGACCGTAAGCTTACCGTTACACTTGCTGATAAAGTTGCTGATCTTTTGCTTCGTGAAGAATATGGACTTATGCCGGTAATGAATAAAATGGTTAGTCATATTGAACTGGAAGAATATAATACTTCAACTATAGATATGGGTTCCATAGGTAATCGCCCTTTACAGGAAGTTTATTATAATTTGGATGAATATACTTTTACTCCCGCTTACGAAAATTTCTTATCACACATTCTTGAGAAACCAGAAAAAAATGAATTTAAATATGATTTTCCGGTAGTTTTACCGAAATAG